The window CTTCTCGATGTCGTCGCTCATGAGCACGACGTCGGCGGTCTCGATGGCGACGTCGGTTCCGATCGCGCCCATGGCGACGCCGATCGTGGCGGCGGCCATCGCCGGTGCGTCGTTCACGCCGTCGCCGACCATTGCGACACCCACGGAGCTTTCGCGCAGCACGCGCACCGCCTCCACCTTTTCGTGCGGCAGCAGGCCGGCGCGCACCTCGTCGGCACCGATCTCGGACGCGATGGCGCGCACGGCGTCGGGATGATCACCCGATAGAACCGTGATCCAGCGCACGCCCTCGTACTTGAGGTGACGCACCGCGGCGGCAGCGTTCGGCTTGAGCTCGTCACCGAA is drawn from Longimicrobiales bacterium and contains these coding sequences:
- a CDS encoding HAD-IC family P-type ATPase → FGDELKPNAAAAVRHLKYEGVRWITVLSGDHPDAVRAIASEIGADEVRAGLLPHEKVEAVRVLRESSVGVAMVGDGVNDAPAMAAATIGVAMGAIGTDVAIETADVVLMSDDIEKVDYVIHLGKRARRVVRQNVFFSIGWMAMLVVVALTIGIPLPLAVVGHEGSTLLVAANGLRLLGGRPHPPVVPPGARRRVHGPRRTPTVSRP